TGAATATTTATCACCTCTTCTAAATAAAACAGATTGgacaaaagaagaagatgaaaagTTGTTAAATTTACACAAAATATTTCCCAATCAATGGAGAAGTATATCAAACATTCTTAACCGAACTGCGGTCCAATGTGTGGAGCGTTATCAGAAACTAATTGATGAAGCTGCTGGAATCAAACCTGGAGATGACGAGGAAAATTTGGGATTGTCTGGACCAGGTATCGAGACATTACCGGCAGTTGGTGCTTCTAGTGGATTGGCAGTTGGagaaatgaatttgaatccAGAAAGCAAACCTGCAAGACCAGATGACGAAGATCTACCAGATGATGAGCGTGAAATGTTGGCTGAAGCAAAGGCGAGATTAGGAAATATCCAGGGTAAAAAGGCGAAACGAAAAGCTCGTGAAAGAATGTTAGAAGAGAGTAAGCGTATTGCATTGCTTCAGAAAAGGAGAGAGTTGAAATCAGCGGGAATAAATGTGAAGTTAACAACAcgaaataaaaagaaacggaaagaatttgattataatgCCGATATACCTCATGAGATTATTCCTCAAGCAGGCCCTTATGATACCGcagaagaattgaaacagaatgattttgaaaagcAACAATTTGGCCAGCAAGTGTCAACAAAGGGAATTAGTATGAAAGATATAGATGACAGAATTGCCAAAGAAGAATCAAGAAGGAAGAAGGAAATtgagaagaaaaaactcGAAAGAAAAAGGGAATTCAATGCAGCAGCAAGCCTAATCAGCGAACACGAAGATTCTAAAAGAAGGAAATTGAACTTACCAGAACCAGGCACCcacaattttgaaaagacCAAGAGTGATGTTTTAACCCTTACTAACCAAGCCAACAACAAACTATCCGAAAAGGAGATTGCTCGAAAtcagaataaaaaaagagcTGCAGTAGcacaattaattaaagcAACTTTCGAGAGACTTCCTCCTCCAAAGCATGAAACTGGAGAAATTCTACCATTCGTTTCCACCAATATCCTTGAATTCAGAAATGACGTAAATGCTAATGATATATCGGACATTGCAGGAGCAAAGTTACCTGATGAAACTGCAACAAATGTAAGTACATTGATATCTCGTGTTGTGCAGCGAGAACTACCAATACCCCATCCAAATAATCTACGAGATCTAAGCACTGTAAAATTTGATACATTGGTAGACAAATTGATTGCTGAGGAATGTCATAGATTGATACGGTCCGACTACAAACAATATCATGACACTACTATCAATGGTGTTTCTACTGATAAGTATGACCGAGACTTACTTGAAAAGATCAACcaagatattgataaagAGTTTGCTCAAATGGATGTTTCAACAGTTCACAGTTTTGAAGATTACGTTCTTCCTAAAAACTTTAAAGTGGCAGAATCCATAATAGAAAATTTACACACTTTCCATAAtgagaatgaaaaattgacaaataAAATACTAGAATCTACAAATTATGAAGATCAACGAGACCAAAAGTTGCAGCAATTGACTCATTTATGGCGTGAACTATCAGATGTTAATTTGTCTTATCTgatagaaaagaaattgtttgaaCTTGAAAGTTCAGCTATTGACAAAGAATTGTTACGTTTGCGCAGTGAAATTgacaaattaaacaaaaagattgaAACACTTCGGTAGATTTATATTAGTTTGTGTATAACCAAGTACAACAACTGATCTTTGCCAGTTCAGATTTTTGTCTATTGTAGATTATTACACAAAAAAACTTCTCCTTAGTGAGTGAGCAATTGTGACCgaaattaaacaacaaaaatcGCCTACGTCAAAGACTCAACTCTTGCCCTCAACGTTCACCGACATGCAATACTTCTAGTAAACCAATCCAATGAATACAAACTTATTATTTATACCATTAAAACAATCCAGTGTATTGGATTTAGGTGATGAATTGAGACAAGTTATCACCAATAACTACTTCCAACCGGCGTCATCTTTCAATTCCGATTTGATTTACATAACTCAATTGCGCAATCAAGTTGCCCAGATCAAGAATGTCAATGATGAACTCGGGAAAACCAGTCAAgatgattcaattttactAGAATATTTACAAGTTTTAAATACTTTACAGAATAAGTTTTCTGATGATTGTGTTGAATTTGCTTGGTTTGACACTTTGGCTTATGGTCCTCAAGGACCTTATCGATATCGTTCATTAAAGATTGAGAAACTTAATGtcatttatcaaattggaTCCTTATATTCTCAAATAGCCATTTCTGAACTGAGACATACTGATATAGGACTTAAAAGAGCATGTCATTATTTCCAATTATCAGCTGGGTGTTTTAtgtttattaataattttttaattgagacaataaaaaataaaaatgatcCCTTGGTGTTACTGATTCCCCTAAGTATGCAACTGTCTACTATTCAATGCCTAGAATACTTGATGTTAGCACAGGCACAAGAAACTATTTGGCAAAAAGCTATTAATAACAACTCTATGAAAGATTCTGTTGTTGCAAGATTATCGATCCAAACATCTGAATATTACTCCAAAGCCTTAGATTTCGGTAATTCATCAGACCTCATTAAATTGGAATGGATAAATCATATGAAGGTGAAGAAATTACATTTTTTGGCAGCAGCCCATTTAAGATCAAGTACTATTGCAGCTGACTCATTTCAATATGGAGAACAAGTAGCCCATTTACGCGTGGCATCCCAGGCTGTTGATCAAGCATTGAAAAGTAAAAAGTATGTTAATAGTCTAGTATTAGAAGACTTGCAGGGTTTAGCAGATGTCATAAAAGTTAGACTAAGGACAGCTGAAAAAGATAATGATTTGGTGTATTTAAAAATCGTGCCTCAAGAGAAGGAATTGAAAACTATTATTGGTGTTTCAATGGTAAAGTCAATTATTCCAGAAGCGTTTGAACAAAAACCAGAATCCAATACTGAGATATTTAAAGAGCTTTTGCCATATGTAATTATACACGTTGCACAAGCAATGAGGGAAAGACAGGATGAATACGTACAAACAAAGTTTCATACCCCTATTCTGAGTTTAAACAATATGCTTGTTAAATTTCTAATAGATCGTGATTTACCTTCTTCAATCGATTCGATTCAACAGCCTGAGAATATTCCAGATTCTGTGATTCATCATTCTCAAGAAATCTTGAAAACTGGAGGtgttgattttattgaCAAAGCTTTTAAAGAGTTGGACAAATTAAAACTTGAGTGTAATCATTTGTTGCAAGAGTGTGAAACACGAATTGATTTGGATAGGAGTGAAGATGACATGCTTAGAAGAAAACAAGGTTCAACAAGATGGACTCGTAAATCTACTGATGATGCAGCACAAGAGTTAATTAAGAAAGTAGataaaatgaaacaatatTTGTTACAGGCTAACAACGGAGatggttttgttttgaaaaagttttacGACATCAAACCAGCCTTGGATGTCTATTCTAGTGGATACAAAGCTTTATCACAATATATTCCAAATTCTCAATATATTGAATTACCGGAACAGTTACTGATAGTGATCAGTGATTTAAGAAGCTGTTTAGCCCGAGCAAATACACTTGAATCTGAAAGAAAAGAGTTTTTACAAACATTGGAAATCAGGAGTCGAGACAACAGCATATTACCTAAACTAATTACGGAGTATAACTCAAATCGTTCCAAGTATCAAACTGAAAACGGagaatttaatttcaatgcGTTTGAAAGTGTCTACGAGAAACATATGAAACTATTTGATTCTGATATTAAGTATATTGCAAGAACCAGAGACTCGCAGATGACATTAGAACATGAAATCgattcaattaatcaaaaatttgtaCAAGAATTTAAATCGTTACAAAATTCTTCTAATGAAAAACGTCAACAAGTACTTCAGTATTTGGAAACAGCATATGAGAAATTTTTGGAAATCATTAACAACTTAACTGAAGGATCTAAGTTTTATACTgatttcattgaaaaaggAAGTGCAGTTTTGCAAGAATGTGAGGAATATTTGTATAGACGAAGAGTTGAGAGTCGAGACTTAGAATTAGCTATTAGTAACTCgttccaacaacaacaacaagtgCAAGAACAAAATGAACAATTAAGTGTTCCCAGAAACTATAGTAACGATAAGTTGATATCACCGAAAACTAGTAAACCTGGTTTATGGAATCCCAATTCAGACATTCAATTCAGTTAGTAGTTTGTAGTagaattttaaataaactTAACATTTAgaaattgtttataatgCGATTACTTACAGGTTCTCTATTGCAGCATTAGGAGAAGCTAGATATTTCGGTTGTATTGTAATCAACATATTTTCCATAATTGAAGAACTTGTGCGATGcgctattttttttgtctctTATCTACATAGACTATGatataaaacaatataTGTTGAACAAGTTATATCAACTACTagcaaaatcaataattccAAATATGTCAACCAAAAAACCAATAATCAGTATTGTTGGAACCACGGGTGTTGGTAAATCTCAATTCAGTATTGATTTAGCACGAGCCATAGGTGgtgaaatcatcaatgCTGATTCGATGCAAGTTTATCAAAAACTAGATCAAATAACCAATAAACATCCACTAGATGAAAGAATGGGGGTGCCACATCATGTCATTGATTATGTGCCATGGGATGAAGATTATCATATAcataaattcaatcaagATGCCCAACTGGTTATTGACGATATACACAATAGAGGTAAAATCCCCATTGTAGTTGGTGGAACCCATTATTACTTACAaactttattattcaacaataaaacCATTGATGATTCGAATTCCAATTTAAAAGAGTTAACGGCAGAACAATTGGAAATCTTAGATGGTCCCGTTGACATTCTATTTCGTACTTTACAAGAAGTGGATCCAATAATAgccaaaaaatttcatccTCAAGATCATCGAAAATTACGTCGAGCTTTAGAAATATACTACACAAAGGGTGAAAAGGCATCAGAAATTTATCATGAACAAAAACTTGACGAGTTGGATTCTAGTTCTTTGAAATATAATACATTGTTTTTCTGGGTATATTGCGATCCAGAAATTCTCAATGATAGATTAGATAAACGAGTGGATAAGATGATGGAAAATGGGgctattgaagaaattaagGAAATGTATGACTTTTATAAATCTAAACAGGAGCAAAATCTTACTTGTACATCAGGGATTTGGCAAGTTATTGGATTTAAGGAGTTTTTGCTTTGGTTGGAAGATAACCAACTGGATaccaaattatttgaacATGGTATTgaaagaatgaaaattcGAACTAAGCAATATGCAAGATATCAAGTCAAATGGATCAAGAAATCGTTATTGACGGAACTAGAAAAGGAATCaaagtttgattttgtaaatgGTGGGAAATTGTATATATTAGATGCCACAAATTTAGACAATTGGCACGAAAATGTGGATGACATAGGGATTCAAATTGCTCAAGATTTCTTGTCCAAAGGTGCAAATGGGGTTTCATTACCACAAGCTCCGGATGAGctaaaacatttttttgaagCACCCAATGAAATAAAGTCTAACCGAAGACTAGAATCGCAAGAAAATTGGAAACATTTTGTTTGCGATATTTGTAAAGACAAACAAGGCAATGCTTTAGTGGCGGTGGGTGAAGATAGTTGGAGTGTCCATGTAAATAGTCGACGCCACAAAAAGAATGAAGAGTCTATCAAGAAGAGAAAACATAATGAAGAGATGATtagattgaaaaaaatgagATCAAATCAAGAAGGCGTGATTAACTGAGAAAGCTGGTTGTTGCTCAGAATCTTTAGTTGAAGtaacaacaaatttaaCTACTATAATTAGGTTCAAACAAGTacagaaataataatatggACGATGTGATAATGCATTATTAAAAAGTTAATACAAAAGGACTATACCCGAGAGCTTCCaatctttttgttgatatcGGACTTCACAAAACTATAAGCCGTTATCTTGCAGTATATACATTGAGTCGAGATATTGTACGTTTATTAAAAAGTACAAGACTTGGACTATCATCTTTGTAAAGGGGTTTCTGAATTCAACGAGTCCATACTTTCTCTAACTTCCTCGTGTACACCAATCTCAGGAGCATCTAAAGGTTGGTACAAgttctttctcttttgaattcttttcaattgcCAGGAAATAGGAATCAAAGGTAAAAATCCGTTCTTTTCTTCATAAATCAAAGACCAGAATACCAATATGATAACAATCCAATAAACATTATAACTAACAACACTACCAATAGTAGCAGAATTTGTCCATCCTAAGATAGCAGTGAAAACCATCCAGAAAACTCCGTCTTCTTGCATTTCTCCATTGCAGCAATTGACATGCCAAACAGATATTGCGATATCATATGACCCTGGACCGTGACCAGTCTCACTCACATCTAATCCACCacatttatcaataaatctCTGTAATTCGAAATTCCAAACTCCTTTGGAGAACAAACCAGCTGCAACTAAATATAAGAAACACGTTGATGTGATTAAAAACATCTTCAACGACAAAGTATTACCATAACGATACAATATAGCTCCTACCAAAATCCCCAGCATAATGGCCAACACAGCAGCATTTACAAGAGCCATCACTGAAGTATTTTCATTGATACCGATACCTCCGATGACAGCTATTGCTTCCAAACCTTCTCTTAAAGTAGTGACAAATGGCAATATGAACATATTGTATTTTTCTGACCATAATTCAATTCTAGTTGCCCATGTACGACCAGCTTTGTTAAAAgattgttgattgtttgAGTTATTCAAGTATCCCGAACTTTGCAATATTTTGCCAAGCTtcaatttccatttttctTGCATTTTATTCACACGAAGGATTTTGATCCCCATTACTGAGATGATAATACTGgcaattattgaaaatgtgCCTTCCCAATAATGTTCAGCTACGGTCCACAAATCATTACCAATAATATAGAATATACCAAGAATGATAGCACCAATTATTAGACAAACCAAAAGTCCTAATAATCCACCAATCCATATTTGCAATTGTAAATATCTGCAAAGTTTAGcatcatttttttcaaaagtaaGGTCATCAGATTCAGTTGGGATCAATGAACTTGAACTTTCAGTGCTGTTATAAGTTTGGTTGCGAGTGTCAcggtttgattttttggtgttgcCATTGAATGTTTGATGCACAAATGAAAGCAATACTGAGATGATAATAGCAGATTCAAGTGTTTCTCTAAAGACAATTAAGAATGTCTGGATTGAGAAGTACTCTTCAAATGAAGTACCCGCCATGATGgttgattattttgaaGAGATCAAATACAAAAAGTAATATGTGGAAGGAGGCagtacttttttttatctaaAAGATCAGTGCTACTTTTAATGATCGGAACTGTgaccgaaaaaaaaaaaagaggaagaGTTCTCGTTCCCTTATTCCCAGTTTTCCGAGATTCGTGCCGTACATGGAAATGATTTGTATTGGACgatttattgtttatgGGAGTGGTAGTActtgaatgaatgaaatgTTATTCGGCCAATATATATTAGATTGATTGACTGAGTATTATACTAATTGACTCATCTAAACAACTGGAAAGTTGAATCTCCATTTATTCTGGGAACATCACCGTTTTTGCTATATTTTTACCAATGTATACAATTACTTGTTGAATCCTTCTACAGAGGATTAGgtataatttgtttaacaaAACTCTAACACTATCTGCCGATAATGCTTATCATTTGAACACCTTAGATTGTAACCATTTCTACTTGggttattattagtttgatttttccGTCCAATTCCTTTCAATATAAATCTCAACTACATCACGTGGTTTTGGTTATGTGTATTTTTTGATGACCTGAAAAGTTCTAAATTGTTGCAAATTTTGTATTCAGAGAATTACACGATCAGATTTGCATTTCAACTAAAAAATCTAAAACTCATCAGGGATCATGAAtagttttattaattagATGAGGATCATCAAGTATTTTATAATTACAAGAACTTGTCGAGGTTGCTTTGTTTTCATGGAAACGGAACTCAACAAGTTAACGTTTTGTGCATTGGTTCTGTGTCTCAAATCCATTATCTCTACTTGCACCAGAATAACAAAGCTAAACgtattcaaaaattaattacaCATTTATAATTCTCATAAAAAGTCATGTAAATTTCTTGGACAGTGGAAGATAACCTTCGGTTGGGGAATacataaataataattgaatctCACAGAGAAATAGAACAAGAacatattatttttcacGGCATAATTAGCTAagaaatttatcattagtaATTGGTAGAGATTGATGATGTAAATTTAAGCTTTTTTTACCCCAGGATGTGATTTGCTTCTATAACTAGTTACTTAAACATCAAGTTATGTTAACCAAGAGGGAATCAAAACTGGAATAGGTTACTGTTGGAACACGTTCACCTCTATATCTGTTATACGATAATTAATAACATATTACCTAAACTAGCatgaagttgatgaaattattgtacataaatcaattggaaGGTAATAACAAGTAATGAGCTATTCCCATGTAAACCTCATTATTTAAGGTTGATAGAGTTGGAAGTTtattttggtttggtttcTTTCCTTCTGTACACATGCAACAAGCATTCTAACCGTCCATTCTAGTGTATATTTCTGAATATTACATACTCATTGACGGCATATACAAAGAATGGCTTTCCATTACCCGTCATTGACGCTTGTTTACACATGataaaatagaagaaaCACCATTCTTTTGTTGTCATAATAGGAATGTTGTCAACGCGGCTTTCATTGAGAATAAAGTTTTTACCAACTTACTTTCTCTTATTATTTTGCAACATTTCCCAATATAGTAAACTTTTGCTTTTTCAAGCCTTCAAAAAGAGGAACAACCTTGTACTTAAAGTTTGTAAAAAGTTTATGttgatatattttttggtttggttCTTTAAAGTTATTATTAGAGAGGGGGGAGAGCCTACCATCCGTCTCTCCACTTTTAAACGTTTCATGGATTGTTTAGACGACATCAAAGCCCATTATCAGATACACATTAACCCAAGAAGGAAGTTTTCATGTATTTATCTTCCCCTTGTAcctttatttttagttaAGGGCTTGTTCCttatgaaaaatgaatataaatagATCAGATTGGCCCCCATGTCAAAAcataaattgatattattgcTCTTTCTTATTCCTCACTACTATCAACAAATCATCGGTTGCTGCAATATATATTTCCTCAATGAAAGGTTTGGTTTTCTTACTTGGTTTATTACCAACAATCTATGCTTCTTTAGTACACATTACTCCTGCTAGTGAAGATGACTTTTATAATCCTCCTGCTGGTTTCGAATCTGCCAAGAATGgtgatattttgaaattgagaAATTCCCCTAACAGACTTGCTAGTTTCTATTTCCCTATTGATGTCAAGAATGCTTGGCAACTCTTGGTCAAATCTGAAGATTCCTTTGGTAACCCAAATGCTTTTGTTACTACGCTTATTGAACCTTATAATGCTGATCCATCAAAAGTTGTGTCTTATCAAACTTGGGAAGATGCTTCCAACATTAACTGTTCCCCATCCTACGGTGCTCAATTTGGTTCTCCATTGAGTACTATTACTACCCAAATTGACATGACTTTGATTGTTCCTCCTTTAAGAAGTGGTTACTACGTTGTCACTCCAGATTATGAAGGTCCAAAGGCTACATTTGCTGTGGGAAGACAATCAGGACAAGCAACTTTGGATTCAGTTAGAgctattttgaaatcagGATCTTTCTCTGGTATCAATGAAGATGCTAAAGTTGCCTTATGGGGATACTCTGGTGGATCTTTGGCTACTGGTTGGGCTGCTGCTTTGCAACCAGTCTATGCTCCAGAGTTGCAAAAGAATATTGTTGGTGCTGCTGTTGGTGGGTTTGCTGCTAACATCACTGCTATTGCTGAATCTGTTGATGGTACTATTTTCGCTGGTTTGATCACTCTTGCATTGAATGGTTTAGCTAATGAATACCCAGACTTGAAAACAGCATTCTACGAAGAACTTTCCGACTTTGCTGTTCCAGAATTCAAAGCCGGTGCTGAAAATTGTTTGGCTGAAAATATCTTCCATTACCCATTACATCAATATTTCACTGGTCCAAAGAGAGCTTTTGAAAAAGGTTGGGGATTGCTTAAAGAGgatattttcaacaaatctaTCCAAGACAATTTGTTAATTGGTTTGAATAAGACTTACTTGCCTCAAGTCCctgttttgatttatcatgGAACTGTCGATGAAATTATCCCAATTAAAGATCCACATGCTCAATACCAACTTTGGTGTGACTGGGGTATTGAATCTCTTGAGTTTGCTGAAGATTTGCTGACTGGTCATTTGGCTGAGACATTTACTGGGGCTCCTGCTGCCTTGGCCTGGATTGATGCAAGATTTGATGGTAAAACTCCAATCCAAGGATGTCTGCACACAACCAGATTGACAAATCTTTTGTATCCAAATACTTCTGATTCTACTCACCTGTACTTCCTTGGTATTTACCAAGCAGTTTTCGGTACCCCATTAGGACCAGGTATCAATGGTGATAACATTACTATTAATAGTGGATTACTTGGTCTTGTAAGCAGTATTATTTAAGATTAGACTGCTGATACCCAGTTGATTGTTAATATAATTGCAATCCATCAACATCTTTTTATATTTCCACCAATTATTTATCTACAAATTGTGTTCTGTTTCGGTGATAAAACTAATTTAATAACTTtctataaaaaaaaactaatatCACATTCTCTTTTCTATAAAGGAAGCATTATAATGGAACAAATCCAGATATTCAACTTCTATGTAGGTGTATACTTAACACTCGCTAAATGAATATGTGTATTGAATGATATTGTAAGAATGAGATTACGGCTAACTCtaacaataaacaatagTATAAAACGATATCTTCTACACAAAAGTA
This genomic stretch from Candida albicans SC5314 chromosome 1, complete sequence harbors:
- the CEF1 gene encoding Cef1p (Putative mRNA splicing factor; ortholog is essential in S. cerevisiae; Spider biofilm induced), which produces MAPPLYVKGGVWTNVEDEILKAAIQKYGIYQWERISSLLPKKSAKQVKARWVEYLSPLLNKTDWTKEEDEKLLNLHKIFPNQWRSISNILNRTAVQCVERYQKLIDEAAGIKPGDDEENLGLSGPGIETLPAVGASSGLAVGEMNLNPESKPARPDDEDLPDDEREMLAEAKARLGNIQGKKAKRKARERMLEESKRIALLQKRRELKSAGINVKLTTRNKKKRKEFDYNADIPHEIIPQAGPYDTAEELKQNDFEKQQFGQQVSTKGISMKDIDDRIAKEESRRKKEIEKKKLERKREFNAAASLISEHEDSKRRKLNLPEPGTHNFEKTKSDVLTLTNQANNKLSEKEIARNQNKKRAAVAQLIKATFERLPPPKHETGEILPFVSTNILEFRNDVNANDISDIAGAKLPDETATNVSTLISRVVQRELPIPHPNNLRDLSTVKFDTLVDKLIAEECHRLIRSDYKQYHDTTINGVSTDKYDRDLLEKINQDIDKEFAQMDVSTVHSFEDYVLPKNFKVAESIIENLHTFHNENEKLTNKILESTNYEDQRDQKLQQLTHLWRELSDVNLSYSIEKKLFELESSAIDKELLRLRSEIDKLNKKIETLR
- the RIM20 gene encoding Rim20p (Protein involved in the pH response pathway; binds to the transcription factor Rim101 and may serve as a scaffold to facilitate the C-terminal proteolytic cleavage that activates Rim101; required for alkaline pH-induced hyphal growth), which encodes MNTNLLFIPLKQSSVLDLGDELRQVITNNYFQPASSFNSDLIYITQLRNQVAQIKNVNDELGKTSQDDSILLEYLQVLNTLQNKFSDDCVEFAWFDTLAYGPQGPYRYRSLKIEKLNVIYQIGSLYSQIAISESRHTDIGLKRACHYFQLSAGCFMFINNFLIETIKNKNDPLVLSIPLSMQSSTIQCLEYLMLAQAQETIWQKAINNNSMKDSVVARLSIQTSEYYSKALDFGNSSDLIKLEWINHMKVKKLHFLAAAHLRSSTIAADSFQYGEQVAHLRVASQAVDQALKSKKYVNSLVLEDLQGLADVIKVRLRTAEKDNDLVYLKIVPQEKELKTIIGVSMVKSIIPEAFEQKPESNTEIFKELLPYVIIHVAQAMRERQDEYVQTKFHTPISSLNNMLVKFLIDRDLPSSIDSIQQPENIPDSVIHHSQEILKTGGVDFIDKAFKELDKLKLECNHLLQECETRIDLDRSEDDMLRRKQGSTRWTRKSTDDAAQELIKKVDKMKQYLLQANNGDGFVLKKFYDIKPALDVYSSGYKALSQYIPNSQYIELPEQLSIVISDLRSCLARANTLESERKEFLQTLEIRSRDNSILPKLITEYNSNRSKYQTENGEFNFNAFESVYEKHMKLFDSDIKYIARTRDSQMTLEHEIDSINQKFVQEFKSLQNSSNEKRQQVLQYLETAYEKFLEIINNLTEGSKFYTDFIEKGSAVLQECEEYLYRRRVESRDLELAISNSFQQQQQVQEQNEQLSVPRNYSNDKLISPKTSKPGLWNPNSDIQFS
- a CDS encoding tRNA dimethylallyltransferase (Ortholog(s) have tRNA binding, tRNA dimethylallyltransferase activity, role in tRNA modification, transfer RNA gene-mediated silencing and cytosol, mitochondrion, nucleolus localization): MLNKLYQLLAKSIIPNMSTKKPIISIVGTTGVGKSQFSIDLARAIGGEIINADSMQVYQKLDQITNKHPLDERMGVPHHVIDYVPWDEDYHIHKFNQDAQSVIDDIHNRGKIPIVVGGTHYYLQTLLFNNKTIDDSNSNLKELTAEQLEILDGPVDILFRTLQEVDPIIAKKFHPQDHRKLRRALEIYYTKGEKASEIYHEQKLDELDSSSLKYNTLFFWVYCDPEILNDRLDKRVDKMMENGAIEEIKEMYDFYKSKQEQNLTCTSGIWQVIGFKEFLLWLEDNQSDTKLFEHGIERMKIRTKQYARYQVKWIKKSLLTELEKESKFDFVNGGKLYILDATNLDNWHENVDDIGIQIAQDFLSKGANGVSLPQAPDELKHFFEAPNEIKSNRRLESQENWKHFVCDICKDKQGNALVAVGEDSWSVHVNSRRHKKNEESIKKRKHNEEMIRLKKMRSNQEGVIN
- the FTH1 gene encoding Fth1p (Protein similar to S. cerevisiae Fth1p, a high affinity iron transporter for intravacuolar stores of iron; repressed by Sfu1p, amphotericin B, caspofungin; induced by alkaline pH, ciclopirox olamine; regulated by Sef1p, Sfu1p, and Hap43p), whose amino-acid sequence is MAGTSFEEYFSIQTFLIVFRETLESAIIISVLLSFVHQTFNGNTKKSNRDTRNQTYNSTESSSSLIPTESDDLTFEKNDAKLCRYLQLQIWIGGLLGLLVCLIIGAIILGIFYIIGNDLWTVAEHYWEGTFSIIASIIISVMGIKILRVNKMQEKWKLKLGKILQSSGYLNNSNNQQSFNKAGRTWATRIELWSEKYNMFILPFVTTLREGLEAIAVIGGIGINENTSVMALVNAAVLAIMSGILVGAILYRYGNTLSLKMFLITSTCFLYLVAAGLFSKGVWNFELQRFIDKCGGLDVSETGHGPGSYDIAISVWHVNCCNGEMQEDGVFWMVFTAILGWTNSATIGSVVSYNVYWIVIILVFWSLIYEEKNGFLPLIPISWQLKRIQKRKNLYQPLDAPEIGVHEEVRESMDSLNSETPLQR
- the LIP2 gene encoding Lip2p (Secreted lipase; member of a differentially expressed lipase gene family; expressed in alimentary tract, but not oral tissue, during mouse oral infection; may have a role in nutrition and/or in creating an acidic microenvironment), translating into MKGLVFLLGLLPTIYASLVHITPASEDDFYNPPAGFESAKNGDILKLRNSPNRLASFYFPIDVKNAWQLLVKSEDSFGNPNAFVTTLIEPYNADPSKVVSYQTWEDASNINCSPSYGAQFGSPLSTITTQIDMTLIVPPLRSGYYVVTPDYEGPKATFAVGRQSGQATLDSVRAILKSGSFSGINEDAKVALWGYSGGSLATGWAAALQPVYAPELQKNIVGAAVGGFAANITAIAESVDGTIFAGLITLALNGLANEYPDLKTAFYEELSDFAVPEFKAGAENCLAENIFHYPLHQYFTGPKRAFEKGWGLLKEDIFNKSIQDNLLIGLNKTYLPQVPVLIYHGTVDEIIPIKDPHAQYQLWCDWGIESLEFAEDLSTGHLAETFTGAPAALAWIDARFDGKTPIQGCSHTTRLTNLLYPNTSDSTHSYFLGIYQAVFGTPLGPGINGDNITINSGLLGLVSSII